The Thermus brockianus genome window below encodes:
- a CDS encoding NADH-ubiquinone oxidoreductase-F iron-sulfur binding region domain-containing protein: MENPSLLPLLDARLPLTEEKVAEAARLAGVPLAQAWGVVRYYPRYRGLPQGRLLVDDPVARARDFARLRAGADGSYPPLGLEALSPIYLRFTPEGRFVEWQGRLVSFRDFRLPFNLGRGKHLLPPEPILSLAQYRALGGLQALAALLQGGASPEGVLRAVEEAGLLGRGGAAFPAHVKMRAVARGAAPKYLVVNADESEPGNFKDRFLLEHHPFLVLEGALLAALAVGAERVYLYVREEFEAAQESLQKALGELEEAGLLPVPMEVFRSGGLYICGEETALLESMEGKRAEPRLKPPFPGEKGLWGRPTLVQNVETLANLPLILREGPGTWRAREPKLFSISGDVAHPGLYELPLGTPLGEALRRAGREPSELQAVLLGGAAGVFTRDFAFPLRFKERLPLGAGAIVAFGPAVDLWEVLLGLVHFLKEESCGKCFPCPLGTAVQVEMVRRRERNPALVRDLAETLKGSLCGLGQSASWAYQSLLEVEGAA, translated from the coding sequence ATGGAAAACCCCAGCCTCCTCCCCCTCCTGGACGCCCGGCTACCCCTCACCGAGGAAAAGGTGGCCGAGGCGGCGCGGCTTGCCGGGGTACCCCTGGCCCAGGCGTGGGGGGTGGTGCGCTACTACCCCCGGTACCGCGGCCTGCCCCAAGGCCGCCTCCTGGTGGACGACCCCGTGGCCCGGGCCCGGGATTTCGCCCGGCTACGGGCTGGGGCGGACGGGAGCTACCCCCCTTTGGGCCTCGAGGCCCTCTCCCCCATCTACCTCCGCTTCACCCCGGAGGGGCGCTTCGTGGAGTGGCAGGGACGCCTGGTATCCTTTAGGGACTTCCGTCTCCCCTTCAACCTGGGCCGCGGGAAGCACCTCCTTCCCCCAGAACCCATCCTCTCCCTGGCCCAGTACCGGGCCTTGGGAGGGCTCCAGGCCCTCGCGGCCCTCCTCCAGGGAGGGGCTAGCCCCGAAGGGGTTCTAAGGGCCGTGGAGGAGGCGGGGCTTTTGGGCCGGGGCGGGGCCGCCTTCCCCGCCCACGTGAAGATGCGGGCCGTGGCCCGGGGTGCCGCCCCCAAGTACCTGGTGGTGAACGCCGACGAGTCCGAGCCCGGCAACTTTAAGGACCGCTTCCTCCTGGAACACCACCCCTTCTTGGTCCTAGAGGGCGCCCTCCTCGCCGCCTTGGCCGTGGGGGCGGAAAGGGTATACCTCTACGTGCGGGAAGAGTTTGAGGCAGCGCAGGAAAGCCTGCAAAAGGCCCTGGGCGAACTGGAAGAGGCCGGCCTCCTCCCCGTGCCCATGGAAGTATTCCGAAGCGGCGGGCTCTACATCTGCGGCGAGGAGACCGCCCTTCTAGAGTCCATGGAAGGCAAGCGGGCCGAGCCCCGGCTCAAGCCGCCCTTCCCCGGGGAAAAGGGGCTTTGGGGGAGGCCCACCCTGGTGCAGAACGTGGAAACCCTGGCCAACCTCCCCCTCATCCTCCGGGAAGGTCCCGGTACCTGGCGCGCCCGCGAGCCCAAGCTCTTTTCCATAAGCGGGGACGTGGCCCACCCTGGGCTTTACGAGCTCCCCTTAGGCACGCCCTTAGGGGAGGCCCTGCGCCGGGCTGGGAGGGAGCCAAGCGAACTCCAAGCGGTGCTCCTGGGGGGAGCGGCGGGGGTCTTCACCCGGGACTTCGCCTTCCCCTTGCGCTTTAAAGAGCGGCTTCCCTTGGGGGCTGGGGCCATCGTGGCCTTTGGCCCTGCCGTGGACCTCTGGGAGGTGCTTCTGGGCCTGGTCCACTTCCTCAAGGAGGAGTCCTGCGGCAAGTGCTTCCCCTGCCCCTTGGGCACGGCGGTGCAGGTGGAGATGGTGCGGCGGCGCGAGCGGAACCCCGCCCTGGTCCGGGATCTGGCGGAAACCCTCAAGGGAAGCCTCTGCGGCTTAGGCCAGTCCGCTTCCTGGGCCTACCAAAGCCTTTTGGAGGTGGAAGGTGCGGCTTAG
- a CDS encoding acyl-CoA dehydrogenase family protein: MKALFYSQGEDHYALDPDLKAILDTFFPGLPREELSAFGRLVGEEVLEVAHHVDQEAHPRLLMHDLDGNRLDRALLSPAQRALLEKLRPMIRPAYEGRGWPLHYALGYLLADGGLYCILTITHQVAYALHKYAPEHEGVKRELLYGPAYGATWMTEIQGGSDLGANRTLARREGGAFRLYQGDKYFASGAGLADYALVTARPEGAPEGPKGLGLFLLPREVEGRLNFRVRRFKEKLATRAVASGEVELEGSLAYPIGRLEEGIYYTLETLTVARLANAVAAMGIAKKAHLEALFRVGRRTAFGRKLVEHPLVERDLLEMRLRQVGGTALAFFAVAAFDRAWEESPPYSPSYHYARLLSHLAKGRTAEHGTALTALAMELFGGIGFLEDYGLARWHREALITPIWEGPANIQALDMAEAIAKKKAHEPLLEALKETPLALAYAEKALGRLAEEGPWYAKEALRRLADAVAVHALSQVGEAPFPELARLYAQAFLEGEGLPASARRPALYHPWEG, from the coding sequence ATGAAAGCCCTCTTTTATAGCCAAGGCGAGGACCACTATGCTTTGGACCCGGATCTAAAAGCAATTCTAGACACCTTCTTCCCGGGCCTGCCCCGGGAAGAGCTTTCCGCCTTCGGCCGGCTCGTGGGGGAGGAGGTCTTGGAGGTGGCCCACCACGTGGACCAGGAGGCCCACCCCCGCCTCCTCATGCACGACCTGGACGGAAACCGCCTGGACCGCGCCCTCCTCTCCCCCGCCCAAAGGGCGCTTCTGGAAAAGCTCCGCCCCATGATCCGCCCCGCCTACGAGGGCAGGGGCTGGCCCCTCCACTACGCCCTGGGCTACCTCCTGGCGGACGGGGGGCTTTACTGCATCCTCACCATCACCCACCAGGTGGCCTACGCCCTCCACAAGTACGCCCCCGAGCACGAGGGGGTAAAGCGGGAACTCCTCTACGGCCCAGCCTACGGGGCCACCTGGATGACGGAGATCCAGGGAGGAAGCGACCTGGGGGCAAACCGCACCCTGGCCCGGCGGGAAGGAGGCGCCTTCCGCCTCTACCAGGGGGATAAGTACTTCGCCTCGGGGGCGGGCCTAGCGGACTACGCCCTGGTCACGGCGAGGCCCGAGGGAGCCCCCGAGGGCCCCAAGGGGCTTGGCCTCTTCCTCCTCCCCCGGGAGGTGGAAGGGAGGCTCAACTTCCGCGTGCGCCGCTTCAAGGAAAAGCTCGCCACCCGGGCCGTGGCCTCGGGGGAGGTGGAACTGGAGGGGAGCCTGGCCTACCCCATCGGCAGGCTGGAGGAAGGCATCTACTACACCCTGGAAACCCTCACGGTAGCCCGCCTGGCCAACGCCGTGGCCGCCATGGGCATCGCCAAGAAGGCCCACCTGGAGGCCCTCTTCCGGGTGGGGCGCCGCACCGCCTTCGGCCGGAAACTGGTGGAGCACCCCCTGGTGGAGCGCGACCTCCTGGAGATGCGCCTCAGACAGGTGGGGGGCACGGCCCTGGCCTTTTTCGCCGTGGCTGCCTTTGACCGGGCCTGGGAGGAAAGCCCCCCCTATTCGCCCTCCTACCACTACGCCCGCCTCCTCTCCCACCTGGCCAAGGGGCGCACGGCGGAGCACGGCACCGCCCTCACTGCCCTTGCCATGGAGCTTTTTGGCGGCATCGGCTTCTTGGAAGACTACGGGCTTGCCCGCTGGCACCGGGAGGCCCTCATCACCCCCATTTGGGAAGGCCCCGCCAACATCCAGGCCCTGGACATGGCGGAGGCCATCGCCAAGAAAAAGGCCCACGAGCCCCTCTTGGAGGCGCTGAAGGAAACCCCTCTGGCCCTGGCCTATGCGGAAAAGGCCCTCGGGCGCCTGGCCGAGGAAGGCCCCTGGTACGCCAAGGAGGCGCTAAGGCGCCTGGCGGACGCCGTGGCCGTCCACGCCCTCTCCCAGGTGGGGGAGGCGCCCTTCCCCGAGCTCGCCCGGCTCTACGCCCAGGCCTTCCTGGAAGGGGAAGGGCTTCCCGCAAGCGCCCGGAGGCCCGCCCTCTACCACCCCTGGGAGGGCTAG
- a CDS encoding aminotransferase class III-fold pyridoxal phosphate-dependent enzyme, whose product MDLKALHKRHVLTPWVAQASLSPPLVVRGEGVWLWDAEGHRYLDLSAGLVAVNLGHGHPKVVKAIAEQAATLAYAAPSLFHDKRALLAKALSDLAPWPEGARVFFTPSGAEANEDAIKFARHLTGRFKVLAAYRSFHGATHGAASLTGENRRFPAEPGIPGVVHFFAPYPYRSPFYTDDPKEEVQRALDHLERVLLHEDPHRVAAIFLEPVVGSNGVIVYPEGYLEGVRALCQRYGILLVFDEVMTGFGRVGAAFAAERLGVVPDLITFAKGVTSAYVPLGGVLVREGLARYFDEHPLPTGHTYAGHPLAVAAGLAAVEAYREEGLFARALTLEGFFREALLDLQEKHPVVGEVRGLGAFFGLELVRDRETKAPLSPWHAPFSPPMQRLLQGLFQEGVYILAKHNILLVAPPLTIREEEFLEGVERLSRALRRVEVEVLG is encoded by the coding sequence ATGGACCTCAAAGCCCTTCACAAACGGCACGTCCTCACCCCCTGGGTGGCCCAGGCTTCCCTGAGCCCGCCCTTGGTGGTGCGGGGCGAGGGGGTTTGGCTTTGGGATGCGGAGGGCCACCGCTACCTGGACCTTTCCGCAGGCCTCGTGGCGGTGAACCTGGGGCACGGCCACCCCAAGGTGGTGAAGGCCATCGCCGAGCAGGCGGCCACCCTGGCCTACGCCGCCCCCAGCCTCTTCCACGACAAGCGGGCCCTTCTCGCCAAGGCGCTTTCCGACCTCGCCCCCTGGCCGGAGGGGGCGAGGGTGTTCTTCACCCCCTCGGGGGCGGAGGCCAACGAGGACGCCATCAAGTTCGCCCGCCACCTCACGGGGCGCTTTAAGGTCCTGGCCGCCTACCGCTCCTTCCACGGGGCCACCCACGGGGCGGCGAGCCTCACGGGGGAGAACCGCCGCTTTCCCGCAGAGCCGGGCATCCCAGGGGTGGTGCACTTCTTCGCCCCGTACCCTTACCGGAGCCCTTTTTACACGGATGACCCCAAGGAGGAGGTGCAAAGGGCCTTGGACCACCTGGAAAGGGTCCTCCTCCACGAGGACCCCCACCGGGTGGCCGCCATCTTCCTGGAGCCCGTGGTGGGCTCCAACGGGGTCATCGTCTACCCCGAGGGGTACCTGGAGGGGGTGCGGGCCCTCTGCCAACGCTACGGCATCCTCCTGGTCTTTGACGAGGTGATGACGGGCTTCGGCCGGGTGGGGGCTGCCTTCGCCGCGGAGCGCCTTGGCGTGGTCCCCGATCTCATCACCTTCGCCAAGGGGGTAACCTCCGCCTACGTGCCCTTGGGCGGGGTCTTGGTGCGGGAGGGCCTGGCCCGGTACTTTGACGAGCATCCCCTCCCCACGGGGCACACCTACGCCGGCCACCCCCTGGCGGTGGCGGCGGGGCTTGCGGCGGTGGAGGCCTACCGGGAGGAAGGCCTCTTTGCGCGGGCCCTAACCCTGGAGGGCTTTTTCCGGGAGGCCCTCTTGGACCTCCAGGAAAAGCACCCCGTGGTGGGGGAGGTGCGGGGGCTTGGGGCCTTCTTCGGCCTGGAGCTGGTGCGGGACCGGGAAACCAAAGCGCCCCTTTCCCCCTGGCACGCTCCCTTTAGCCCCCCGATGCAGCGGCTTCTCCAAGGGCTGTTCCAGGAGGGTGTCTACATCCTCGCCAAGCACAACATCCTCCTCGTGGCCCCGCCCCTCACCATCCGGGAGGAGGAGTTCCTGGAAGGGGTAGAGCGGCTGTCCCGCGCCCTAAGGCGGGTGGAGGTGGAGGTCCTGGGGTAG
- a CDS encoding metal ABC transporter substrate-binding protein: MWRLWILFLVAPALAQVQVAATTPILQDLARQVGSGRAKVVAVVPPGADPHTFEPTPSVAKALSQSRILFANGLGLEPFLPKLQNLLPRGARVVLLGEGQPGLLCEGGSPQEDHDHGPCDPHLWLDPTYALRYAERIAKELSRLDPGGKATYEANLRRFQKEVERRDQAFKACGLKGVKVVAQHDAFRYFARRYGLIVVGTLSDSGAQEVGSRSFLALLEKAKREGVKLLLAEPQFRGTGLKALAEALGARIALLYTDTLDAKVPTYLALLDHNLKALCP, translated from the coding sequence ATGTGGCGCCTATGGATCCTTTTCCTCGTGGCCCCCGCCCTGGCCCAGGTGCAGGTGGCGGCCACTACCCCCATCCTCCAGGACCTGGCGCGGCAGGTGGGGAGTGGGCGGGCAAAGGTGGTGGCCGTGGTGCCCCCGGGGGCCGACCCCCACACCTTTGAACCCACGCCGAGCGTGGCCAAGGCCCTATCCCAAAGCCGCATCCTTTTCGCCAACGGCCTTGGCCTGGAACCCTTCCTGCCCAAGCTGCAAAACCTCCTCCCCCGTGGGGCCCGGGTGGTCCTCCTAGGGGAAGGGCAGCCGGGCCTCCTCTGCGAGGGAGGGTCCCCCCAGGAAGACCATGACCACGGCCCCTGCGACCCCCACCTTTGGCTGGACCCCACCTACGCCCTGCGCTACGCCGAGCGCATCGCAAAGGAGCTTTCCCGCTTAGACCCTGGGGGGAAGGCCACCTACGAGGCCAACCTCCGCCGCTTCCAAAAGGAGGTGGAAAGGCGGGACCAAGCCTTTAAGGCCTGCGGCCTCAAAGGGGTCAAGGTGGTGGCCCAGCACGACGCCTTCCGCTACTTTGCCCGCCGCTACGGCCTCATCGTGGTAGGCACCCTAAGCGACAGCGGGGCCCAGGAGGTGGGGAGCCGAAGCTTCCTCGCCCTTCTGGAAAAGGCCAAGCGGGAAGGGGTGAAGCTCCTCCTCGCCGAACCCCAGTTCCGGGGCACCGGCCTAAAAGCCCTGGCGGAGGCCTTAGGGGCCCGGATAGCCCTCCTCTACACGGACACCCTGGACGCCAAGGTGCCCACCTACCTGGCCCTTCTGGACCACAACCTAAAGGCCCTTTGCCCATAA
- a CDS encoding 2Fe-2S iron-sulfur cluster-binding protein, with protein MRLRVDGKEVEVQEGTLLLQVARVPTLCHHPHTETKGLCRLCLVEVNGRPQPACATLAQEGMEVRTETEALRRLRKTLLEWLALTTDLSQAPELLALMERYGAEPGRWPGVAGRGDREALKDNPFFLRDYAKCVNCRRCVDACGDGIMGVYALTLEDRGLLAHPTTPLGRPLPETPCVFCGNCVQVCPTGALRPLTLEVA; from the coding sequence GTGCGGCTTAGGGTAGATGGGAAGGAAGTGGAGGTCCAAGAAGGGACCCTTTTGCTCCAGGTGGCCCGGGTACCCACCCTCTGCCACCACCCCCACACGGAAACCAAGGGCCTCTGCCGCCTTTGCCTGGTGGAGGTGAACGGGCGCCCGCAACCCGCCTGCGCCACCTTGGCCCAAGAGGGGATGGAGGTGAGGACGGAAACCGAGGCCCTTCGGCGCCTAAGGAAAACCCTTTTGGAGTGGCTTGCCCTCACCACCGACCTCTCCCAGGCACCGGAGCTCCTCGCCCTCATGGAGCGCTACGGGGCCGAGCCTGGCCGCTGGCCGGGGGTGGCGGGGCGGGGAGATCGGGAAGCCTTGAAGGACAACCCCTTCTTCCTGCGGGACTACGCCAAGTGCGTCAACTGCCGCCGCTGCGTGGACGCCTGCGGGGACGGGATCATGGGGGTGTACGCCCTCACCCTCGAGGACCGGGGCCTCCTGGCCCATCCCACCACCCCCCTGGGCCGCCCCTTGCCGGAAACCCCTTGCGTCTTCTGCGGCAACTGCGTGCAGGTCTGCCCCACGGGGGCCTTGCGGCCCCTGACCCTGGAGGTGGCGTGA
- a CDS encoding MarR family winged helix-turn-helix transcriptional regulator: MVFEVLGRIWRLQRALREEAERGLKGLGGLEAWLLRVLKHHPYPSEAARRMGLPLPTVSHMLRRLESAGFVARALDEKDLRRFAFRLTPKGEEALAQAEALMEEALRKCLSRLSPEEVQELLRLLAKLEEA, from the coding sequence ATGGTCTTTGAGGTCCTGGGCCGAATCTGGCGGTTGCAGCGGGCGCTCCGCGAGGAGGCGGAACGGGGCCTGAAGGGGCTTGGGGGCCTCGAGGCCTGGCTTTTGCGCGTCCTCAAGCACCACCCCTACCCCTCGGAGGCTGCCCGGCGCATGGGCCTACCCTTGCCCACCGTGAGCCACATGCTCCGCCGCCTGGAGAGCGCAGGCTTCGTGGCCCGGGCCCTAGACGAAAAGGACCTGCGCCGCTTTGCCTTCCGCCTCACCCCCAAAGGGGAGGAGGCCCTGGCCCAGGCGGAGGCCCTCATGGAAGAGGCCCTGCGGAAGTGCCTTTCCAGGCTTTCCCCGGAGGAGGTCCAGGAACTTTTGAGGCTCTTGGCGAAACTGGAGGAAGCATGA
- a CDS encoding MDR family MFS transporter: protein MNPTPQEIRYTMVGIFLGMFLAALDQTIVSTAMPRIVGELKGAEYYAWVTTSYLLTSTVAAPIFGRLTELFSRKAILLWAVGLFLLGSALSGLSQNMAELILFRGLQGVGGGALFALALTTIAVFFPPRERGRLAGAFGAIFGLSSAVGPWLGGLLTDHLSWCWVFYINMPVGAVALWFILRYMPRLRPLHREPFDFLGAILLALWTVPLMLAFSWGGSTYPWGSPVILGLFALAVLGLGAWVYAELRLPHPLFDLSVFRIPTFSLSALAAFFYGPAFLGAVAFLPLYLQVVKGVSASQSGVTVLPLTLGVMVGSIGGGQLVARLGRYKAILLGSALFLFALFLALHFVLEVGTPLYLVIALFFLLGLGLGPAQSVLNIVAQSDLPKERLGSGTSMVQFTRQIGSTMGIALLGTILAGSLSDHLKAAFPGGGTPAMARAGEGMALDLDREFARLKDLLPRALAGDTAAYGALLQDPFLPEAFKKTLEPGGLPARFARLRAEAERALGGDEAARQALLQDKTLPQELKGLLLPGGLVRGTLDLLARAWEGDGAARQALRSSPLAPALEGLLASPPPPALRPRVLAQVEARLQGEAVRLQAQVLEALKRAEGEALQAASQRVLAELATLEARVKGALMEGIVAALKRIFLFGAGFVALAFAAVLFLPDRELAGRMAQASLK from the coding sequence ATGAACCCCACACCGCAAGAAATCCGGTACACCATGGTGGGCATCTTTCTTGGGATGTTCCTGGCCGCCTTGGACCAGACCATCGTTTCCACCGCCATGCCCCGCATCGTAGGGGAACTTAAGGGGGCGGAGTACTACGCCTGGGTCACCACCAGCTACCTCCTCACCTCCACGGTGGCCGCCCCCATCTTCGGCCGCCTCACGGAGCTTTTCTCCCGCAAGGCCATCCTCCTTTGGGCGGTGGGGCTTTTCCTCCTGGGCTCGGCCCTTTCCGGCCTTTCCCAAAACATGGCCGAGCTCATCCTCTTCCGCGGCCTACAGGGGGTGGGGGGTGGGGCGCTTTTCGCCCTGGCCCTCACCACCATCGCCGTCTTTTTCCCGCCCCGGGAGCGGGGGAGGCTGGCGGGGGCCTTTGGGGCCATCTTCGGGCTTTCCTCGGCGGTGGGGCCTTGGCTGGGTGGGCTTCTGACGGACCACCTCTCCTGGTGTTGGGTCTTCTACATCAACATGCCCGTGGGGGCGGTGGCCCTTTGGTTCATCCTCCGGTACATGCCCCGGCTCAGGCCCCTTCACCGGGAGCCCTTTGATTTTCTGGGGGCTATCCTTCTCGCCCTCTGGACCGTGCCCCTCATGCTCGCCTTCTCCTGGGGCGGGAGCACTTACCCTTGGGGAAGCCCGGTGATCTTGGGCCTTTTCGCCCTGGCCGTGCTCGGGCTTGGGGCCTGGGTGTACGCCGAGCTCCGGTTGCCGCACCCCCTCTTTGACCTCTCCGTCTTCCGTATCCCCACCTTTTCCCTTTCGGCTCTGGCTGCCTTTTTTTACGGCCCCGCTTTCCTTGGGGCCGTGGCCTTCCTGCCCCTCTACCTGCAGGTGGTGAAGGGGGTTTCCGCTAGCCAAAGCGGGGTCACGGTCCTGCCCCTAACCCTTGGGGTCATGGTGGGGAGCATCGGCGGGGGGCAGCTGGTGGCCCGCCTGGGGCGGTACAAGGCCATCCTCTTGGGAAGCGCCCTCTTCCTTTTCGCCCTCTTCCTCGCCCTGCACTTCGTCTTGGAGGTGGGCACACCCCTCTACCTCGTCATCGCCCTCTTCTTCCTGTTGGGCCTGGGCCTGGGTCCGGCGCAGAGCGTCCTGAACATCGTGGCGCAAAGCGATCTCCCCAAGGAGCGCCTGGGAAGCGGGACCAGCATGGTGCAGTTCACCCGGCAGATCGGGTCCACCATGGGCATCGCCCTTTTGGGCACCATCCTGGCGGGAAGCCTTTCGGACCACCTCAAGGCCGCTTTCCCTGGGGGGGGTACCCCCGCCATGGCCCGGGCGGGGGAGGGGATGGCCTTGGACCTGGACCGGGAGTTTGCCCGCCTAAAGGACCTCCTTCCTCGGGCGCTTGCGGGCGATACCGCCGCCTACGGGGCGCTTCTCCAAGACCCCTTCCTCCCCGAGGCGTTTAAGAAGACCCTGGAACCGGGGGGGCTTCCCGCCCGCTTCGCCCGGCTTCGGGCGGAGGCGGAAAGGGCCCTAGGGGGGGACGAGGCCGCTCGGCAGGCCCTCCTCCAGGACAAGACGCTTCCCCAGGAGCTTAAGGGGCTTCTCCTCCCGGGGGGGCTTGTCCGGGGAACCTTGGACCTCCTCGCCCGGGCTTGGGAGGGGGACGGGGCGGCCCGGCAGGCCCTCCGTTCCAGCCCCCTGGCTCCGGCCCTCGAGGGGCTTCTCGCCTCCCCGCCGCCCCCCGCCCTGCGGCCAAGGGTCCTGGCCCAGGTGGAGGCCAGGCTCCAGGGGGAGGCGGTGCGCCTCCAGGCCCAGGTCCTGGAGGCCCTGAAGCGGGCGGAAGGGGAGGCCCTTCAGGCGGCTAGCCAGAGGGTCTTGGCGGAGCTCGCTACCCTCGAGGCCCGGGTGAAGGGGGCGCTCATGGAAGGCATCGTGGCGGCCCTGAAGCGGATCTTCCTCTTTGGGGCGGGCTTCGTGGCCCTGGCCTTCGCGGCGGTCCTCTTCTTGCCCGACCGGGAGCTTGCGGGCCGCATGGCCCAGGCCTCGCTAAAGTGA
- a CDS encoding ABC-ATPase domain-containing protein, with protein sequence MRRLADLYSFLASLEGKPYPFYKDLRGLWQGEGFALRFVHVQGDPFASPSVLEVRYPKEALDRLQLYSGEAGRVAVEDFLLRSLKGRLKALPRIGGMGHSGEVRVEVESPKVLKRAGAHLGKEGLFLRFRLGLPAQGRRILGKEAARLFRALAEHLRGFLLELDERALLRQVHQVEDFAHIQERLPERGLVAFVGEGSVLPRESGVSQRPLEGAIPFQSPPGLKVAFRVPHAGEVFGMGLPRGLTLITGGGFHGKTTLLEALVHGVYPHVPGDGREWVVTERLAQRVQSEDGRSVRGVDLRPFVHDLPLGQDTAFFSTEDASGSTSLAAAILEALELGARLLLLDEDTCATNLLVRDARMQALVRRETLTPLLDRVADLKALGVSLVLVVGGVGDYLELADTVVLMEAYRAREATEEARAVAEAHPTGRTFGEPRYPLAVRPRIPLPESFDPRRGRKARVKGRGLRELVYGEGVVDLSALDLFENGQVRAIGAFFQRLLRLADGKTPLRALVERALEVEDLFPLEEAPELAALRPLDLGAAVNRLRALEVR encoded by the coding sequence GTGCGGCGGCTTGCGGACCTCTACTCCTTTTTGGCGTCGCTAGAGGGAAAGCCCTATCCCTTTTACAAGGACCTCAGGGGCCTTTGGCAAGGGGAAGGCTTCGCCTTGCGCTTCGTCCACGTGCAGGGGGACCCCTTCGCAAGCCCCTCGGTCTTGGAGGTGCGCTACCCCAAGGAGGCCCTGGACCGCCTCCAGCTCTACAGCGGGGAGGCGGGGCGGGTGGCGGTGGAGGACTTTCTCCTAAGGAGCCTCAAGGGGCGGCTTAAAGCCCTCCCCCGGATTGGCGGCATGGGCCACTCGGGGGAGGTTCGGGTGGAGGTGGAAAGCCCCAAGGTCCTGAAGCGGGCCGGGGCCCACCTGGGGAAAGAAGGGCTTTTCCTCCGCTTCCGCCTGGGGCTTCCCGCCCAAGGGCGGCGCATCCTGGGCAAGGAGGCGGCGAGGCTTTTCCGGGCTCTTGCCGAGCACCTCCGGGGCTTTCTCCTGGAGCTGGACGAAAGGGCGCTCCTCCGCCAGGTCCACCAGGTGGAGGACTTCGCCCATATCCAGGAGAGGCTTCCCGAGCGGGGCCTCGTGGCCTTCGTGGGGGAGGGGAGCGTGCTTCCCCGGGAAAGCGGGGTGAGCCAGAGGCCCCTCGAGGGGGCCATCCCCTTCCAAAGCCCCCCGGGCCTCAAGGTGGCCTTCCGGGTACCCCACGCCGGGGAGGTCTTTGGCATGGGGCTTCCCCGGGGCCTCACCCTCATCACCGGCGGGGGGTTTCACGGGAAGACCACCCTCTTGGAGGCCTTGGTCCACGGGGTCTACCCCCATGTGCCCGGGGACGGGCGGGAGTGGGTGGTGACGGAAAGGTTGGCGCAACGGGTCCAGTCGGAGGACGGGAGGAGCGTCAGGGGCGTGGACTTGAGGCCCTTCGTCCACGACCTCCCCTTGGGCCAGGACACGGCCTTCTTCTCCACCGAGGACGCCTCGGGCTCCACCAGCCTGGCGGCGGCCATCCTCGAGGCCCTGGAGCTAGGCGCCCGCCTCCTCCTCCTGGACGAGGACACCTGCGCCACCAACCTCCTGGTGCGGGATGCCCGCATGCAGGCCCTGGTGCGGCGGGAAACCCTCACCCCCCTCCTGGACCGGGTGGCGGACCTCAAGGCCCTAGGGGTGAGCCTGGTCCTGGTGGTGGGGGGTGTGGGGGACTACTTGGAGCTGGCGGACACCGTGGTTCTCATGGAGGCGTACCGGGCGAGGGAGGCCACGGAGGAGGCCCGGGCCGTGGCGGAGGCCCACCCCACGGGCCGCACCTTCGGCGAGCCCCGCTACCCTCTGGCCGTGCGCCCTCGGATCCCCTTGCCCGAAAGCTTTGACCCCAGGCGGGGGCGGAAGGCCCGGGTCAAGGGGCGGGGCCTGAGGGAGCTCGTCTACGGGGAAGGGGTGGTGGACCTCTCCGCCCTGGACCTCTTTGAGAACGGCCAGGTGCGGGCCATCGGCGCCTTTTTCCAGCGCCTCCTGCGCTTGGCGGACGGCAAAACCCCCTTGAGGGCCCTGGTGGAGCGGGCGTTGGAGGTGGAAGACCTCTTTCCCCTAGAGGAGGCCCCGGAACTCGCCGCCCTCCGCCCCCTGGACCTCGGGGCAGCAGTGAACCGGCTCAGGGCCCTGGAGGTGCGCTAG